The Ziziphus jujuba cultivar Dongzao chromosome 3, ASM3175591v1 region atattatatgaaataaaaaattcataaaattaataaagttttgcttgataaaattaattactccAAGTGTCTAAGATCTTGATTTTTCAAACATAAATATGAATGACTTACCAACTAAGAAAAGTgtatttaattaagatttttaaaaaaaattattatttttttaagtaactAACTTTTGCAGATTTAATAagcttttattgatttttataaagttttatagaattattaaaaactctgattgatttttataaatttcattttaaaggATTTTGATAAACATGAATacaaatattattcttaaaagaatataaaaattataaatcacttcaaaaaatgaaaaattagttataaaaatagcagtaaaaattcataaagatactgagaccattttattttttgtacatGCCAAgcataagtataaataataataataataataataataaaataatgtagcTAACCCTTTTCTTATAGGAATCACAAGTTTTTTGCACTTTGGTAtgtctatatatttataagaaaataagTATCTGTAATatgaattattactttttttttttggctaaaaataataattgtttgtttaaaaccctacaataaaggaaaaaaaaaaaaaaaagaatgaccaCAACctgtaaattcatttttttttttttaaataaagccAAATCAGAGCTTTAGATggataagtaaaataaaattagacaacatgaagaaaattgatgactgtACATAATGTAAGCTTGaaatatacttatttatttggtaaagtaaatgagaaaatattattcattatctatttatattctcatatttatatttatatcaatatgcaaattggaaaaaaaaaagaataaaagtaaaaatagggTGTGTATTCTCAAGccttatttgtttttaagttgGAGGgaaggggaagaaaaaaaaaaaaaaaaaaggatgcatTGTTAAAAGTTTTGAAGAGTCTACgaaaattttgaaggtggatggAAGAAAATTTGTAAGGtgaatattttcctttttagatCAAAAATTTATCAGagtgttgatttttattaatttttttatttattgacaatttaaataactcttatttttattaattttttgaaaaaattaaatgaatatatcataatttttttagacattttaaaatttattaaagatcCACATTAAATATTCTTGATTTTCatagaatttttaaaagtttatattaaatatataaaatttttaattctataaaaatcttttaaagtttaGATTgacaatttatatttaaaacaaattaatcaattttatatgaaaaaatatatatccttAAAACACTACTTGGAGATTATTTTCACAGCGTAATTGAAATTAGATTTAAGAAGTgagtttattattttcaaagtgTAATTGAAATTCGATGTAAGAAGTGAGTTCGTTCactcttcttcctttctttttcagtTATTTTGCACCATAGTTCCtgaattttctttgattttatattttaatttttaatttattttttatcccaaTAAACTTCATTAACAGtgaatatatattcttttacttaattaatttattaattattcaataaataaaactgggaaattaaaatgcaaaatcagTAAAACTAAGAGGCATTGgtgccaaaaaaacaaaaaaaaaaaaaaaaaaaggaaaaaccaaacatacaaacaaacaaacaaacttgatttatttataattataatttctgaaataattaatcaataaaaaagtTAAGGAGGTAACTAAAGTATAAAATATACCGACTTTCCACCGAATTCGAGTGAATAACACACCGAAAATATGGACTCCAAACTCGTTGTTGAATGACATAAAAGACAAAAAGGGTCTCTTTGGCTTGTTGTAGAAGAAGACCTTGTTTCGCTTGCACCAGAAGAAAAACCAAAGAAATGGCGCCAAAACCAACCAAGAATGAAACTCCACCGTCAAACCCACCTGGGATGTTCGCCGGAATGGTCGTCTTCTTGGTCCCACACGGAGTTCAGAGCCGTCGGTTTCAGGTTTAACACACTACCCATGAACCCCCGACAAGTACATAtattatacatttatttatgccccaaaaaaaaaaaaatgaataatctTTGCAAAAGTTTTTATCTTTGTGCTTTGCCTAAGATTTGGAAGCAGAAATTGGCACAAATGGGTGCTACTATAGAAGAGCGGCTAACCAAAAGGGTCACCCATATTTTTGCTATGAACCCAGATTCTCTTCTCCAACAGATTGACGGTGAGCGCTTGTCACGCTTCAAAGGAGTGAGTCAAATACGATATAACACAATGCATTTCAATTTCTTTGTGTCAGTCTTTTGAGTTTCTTTTTAATGggaatttgttgtttttttgcAGAGGGTTCTGCTTTATCAGTGGATTGTAGACAGCCTGAGCTCAGGAGAAAAGGTTTCTGAGGATATGTATGATCTGAAGATGGAATCAGAAGAGGAATACGAGGCAGAAAAGTCTAAGCCAGTAAAGGCTGAGAGTGTTTCtagtggtgatgatgatgaacaATCAAATGGCAAGAAGATGAAGTCCTCTGCTGGGAGCCCTCCAGCTTCAAATGAGAGTGTAAGAATCAATACCCAATTTGGCTTTAGCTTTTTTTCTGCTGAGTTCTACTAGTTTGTTAATTGGGTTGCAGCATTTTGCAGTCATTATTGTCCAAGGATAGTTACAATCCGCCTGATTTGAACAAAAACATAACTGAGATATTTGGGAAACTCGTTAATATATATAGAGGTCAGTCTGCAGGCATTGTTTTATTCATTCTTGGTCTTCTTTTTCTATTGGGTTTTGTTTTAAGTTTGGTTCTCTGATGTTCATTTTGTGCTTATTTATAATGATAGCATTGGGCGATGACAGGAGGTCGTTTAGCTATTACAAAGCTATAGCAGTCATTGAGAAATTGCCCTTTAAGATTCAAAATGTGGAGCAGGTCAAACACCTGCCCTCCATTGGCAAGTCAATGCAAGATCATGTAAGTAAAATCACCCCACAATTTACTCTCCTTCTATCACTCGAGTCCTGGCTTCCGTTTTCTATGGCTTTTCCTATGTTGTTGTCTTGGATACATTTCTTTCCCGCAATAAGTTTCTTTGATGGCTTTTGAGCCTTCAAATCCTTTATAGAACTGTGATAGAATAGGTGTAGGTTATTATGGGTTTTGAGCCTTCAAATCCCTTATAGAACTGTGATAGAATAGGTGTAGGTTATTAGGCAGTTGTTTTAATATCTGGACATCCTTTTAACGAGTTATATGTAGCGGGGAAGTATACTGATTGGATGAGTCTCATGACATACTGATTGGATGGGTCTCatgacaatattttattttaagtctggcttcaatttattttcttcacCACAGAATGATCAGAGTAAGGATTGATTCATGTTAACAAGAGCAATGGATGATGGTCCTCTCAATCTAAATCTGAAATTTTCTAGGTTGAAAAGTTTGTATGTTATTGTTTATGAAATTGACTTGTATTACAATTTTGTTGACATGACGACAGAAGCTATTGATAATTTGCATGCAGATACAGGAGATAGTGACAACTGGGAAGCTATCAAAGTTGGAGCACTTTGAAAAAGATGAAAAGGTGTTAGAGTGGTTCTCAGTAAAACTATGGTTTTGCTAATGTTTTCAATATATAGTTATGTGACTTATGCCTACTTTCTACTTTGTATGACATCCTTCGGGTTTCAGAATAcctttatcttttttccttttcttgtttaATGGCTAATTTTAACACCAGATATTTTGCTTTAATTCATTATGTTGGTTTCATTTTATCCCGTAAATTGGctgtggaaaatatttatttttaaggattTTAAGGGTGTGGCTTACTGTTGGTTGTAAATTGGATCATGTCAGAAATTTATTGACGTTTGCTCTTATAGTTGTGatgttttaaatataaagtCAGTAGCTGTTATTCAATCTCATTAATTGGTTGGACAATCCATTTTATGactttttatatgtaattaatgtTACATAGCATAGGAAGTGCACTATTACCAATTAACCAGCCACTTTTAACAACTCTGCACAGTTTTTGATGGTCATACTTACtactttttattgattaattgcAGGTACGAACAATCAGCTTATTTGGCGAAGTTTGGGGCATAGGTCCAGCCACTGCATTGAAATTATATGAGAAAGGACACCGTACACTGGATGACTTGAAGAATGAAGATTCATTAACAAATGCACAGAAAGTaggattaaaatattttgatgatatcaGACAGAGAATCCCACGTAAAGAGGTATAATTACGTTGCTTTTCTTCGCACATTACCAATAAAGAACTCAGAGCTttgtccccctttttttttttttttatattttaaattttactttattttttctcatacttttttagttttaatttaataggtTGAAGAGATGGAAATTCTTTTAAAGAAAGCTGGGGAGGAAATTCTGCCAGGGGTGAGCTAAATAACTTTTTGACTGAACAAGTGTACCGGGGGGGTTGAGATTAATTTTAGGTTGTGAATATTCACTCTTCAATGGCCTTATAAGTTTGTCATTATTGTCTAATCTGCGGTTTTCTCACTTGGCTGAAGGGTAATCTTCATCCTTGTTGGTTAAATGATGCTGGGGCATAATATGTTTTCCTTTGCTT contains the following coding sequences:
- the LOC107423409 gene encoding DNA polymerase lambda isoform X4 produces the protein MAPKPTKNETPPSNPPGMFAGMVVFLVPHGVQSRRFQIWKQKLAQMGATIEERLTKRVTHIFAMNPDSLLQQIDGERLSRFKGRVLLYQWIVDSLSSGEKVSEDMYDLKMESEEEYEAEKSKPVKAESVSSGDDDEQSNGKKMKSSAGSPPASNESSLLSKDSYNPPDLNKNITEIFGKLVNIYRALGDDRRSFSYYKAIAVIEKLPFKIQNVEQVKHLPSIGKSMQDHIQEIVTTGKLSKLEHFEKDEKVRTISLFGEVWGIGPATALKLYEKGHRTLDDLKNEDSLTNAQKVGLKYFDDIRQRIPRKEVEEMEILLKKAGEEILPGVVIVCGGSFRRGKASCGDLDVIITYPDGNSHKGFLPKYVKHLKDMKFLREDLVFSTHSEEGTDSGVDTYFGLCTYPGSELRHRIDIKVYPRDIYAFGLIAWTGNDVLNRRLRLLADSKGFRLDDTGLFPATQAAGGKKGAKASASLKFNEEKEVFDFLGFPWLEPHERNL
- the LOC107423409 gene encoding DNA polymerase lambda isoform X5, which encodes MAPKPTKNETPPSNPPGMFAGMVVFLVPHGVQSRRFQILFSNRLTRVLLYQWIVDSLSSGEKVSEDMYDLKMESEEEYEAEKSKPVKAESVSSGDDDEQSNGKKMKSSAGSPPASNESSLLSKDSYNPPDLNKNITEIFGKLVNIYRALGDDRRSFSYYKAIAVIEKLPFKIQNVEQVKHLPSIGKSMQDHIQEIVTTGKLSKLEHFEKDEKVRTISLFGEVWGIGPATALKLYEKGHRTLDDLKNEDSLTNAQKVGLKYFDDIRQRIPRKEVEEMEILLKKAGEEILPGVVIVCGGSFRRGKASCGDLDVIITYPDGNSHKGFLPKYVKHLKDMKFLREDLVFSTHSEEGTDSGVDTYFGLCTYPGSELRHRIDIKVYPRDIYAFGLIAWTGNDVLNRRLRLLADSKGFRLDDTGLFPATQAAGGKKGAKASASLKFNEEKEVFDFLGFPWLEPHERNL
- the LOC107423409 gene encoding DNA polymerase lambda isoform X1 codes for the protein MKLHRQTHLGCSPEWSSSWSHTEFRAVGFRFNTLPMNPRQVHILYIYLCPKKKKMNNLCKSFYLCALPKIWKQKLAQMGATIEERLTKRVTHIFAMNPDSLLQQIDGERLSRFKGRVLLYQWIVDSLSSGEKVSEDMYDLKMESEEEYEAEKSKPVKAESVSSGDDDEQSNGKKMKSSAGSPPASNESSLLSKDSYNPPDLNKNITEIFGKLVNIYRALGDDRRSFSYYKAIAVIEKLPFKIQNVEQVKHLPSIGKSMQDHIQEIVTTGKLSKLEHFEKDEKVRTISLFGEVWGIGPATALKLYEKGHRTLDDLKNEDSLTNAQKVGLKYFDDIRQRIPRKEVEEMEILLKKAGEEILPGVVIVCGGSFRRGKASCGDLDVIITYPDGNSHKGFLPKYVKHLKDMKFLREDLVFSTHSEEGTDSGVDTYFGLCTYPGSELRHRIDIKVYPRDIYAFGLIAWTGNDVLNRRLRLLADSKGFRLDDTGLFPATQAAGGKKGAKASASLKFNEEKEVFDFLGFPWLEPHERNL
- the LOC107423409 gene encoding DNA polymerase lambda isoform X2, which encodes MKLHRQTHLGCSPEWSSSWSHTEFRAVGFRFNTLPMNPRQVHILYIYLCPKKKKMNNLCKSFYLCALPKIWKQKLAQMGATIEERLTKRVTHIFAMNPDSLLQQIDGERLSRFKGRVLLYQWIVDSLSSGEKVSEDMYDLKMESEEEYEAEKSKPVKAESVSSGDDDEQSNGKKMKSSAGSPPASNESSLLSKDSYNPPDLNKNITEIFGKLVNIYRALGDDRRSFSYYKAIAVIEKLPFKIQNVEQVKHLPSIGKSMQDHIQEIVTTGKLSKLEHFEKDEKVRTISLFGEVWGIGPATALKLYEKGHRTLDDLKNEDSLTNAQKVGLKYFDDIRQRIPRKEVVIVCGGSFRRGKASCGDLDVIITYPDGNSHKGFLPKYVKHLKDMKFLREDLVFSTHSEEGTDSGVDTYFGLCTYPGSELRHRIDIKVYPRDIYAFGLIAWTGNDVLNRRLRLLADSKGFRLDDTGLFPATQAAGGKKGAKASASLKFNEEKEVFDFLGFPWLEPHERNL
- the LOC107423409 gene encoding DNA polymerase lambda isoform X3 — protein: MKLHRQTHLGCSPEWSSSWSHTEFRAVGFSFYLCALPKIWKQKLAQMGATIEERLTKRVTHIFAMNPDSLLQQIDGERLSRFKGRVLLYQWIVDSLSSGEKVSEDMYDLKMESEEEYEAEKSKPVKAESVSSGDDDEQSNGKKMKSSAGSPPASNESSLLSKDSYNPPDLNKNITEIFGKLVNIYRALGDDRRSFSYYKAIAVIEKLPFKIQNVEQVKHLPSIGKSMQDHIQEIVTTGKLSKLEHFEKDEKVRTISLFGEVWGIGPATALKLYEKGHRTLDDLKNEDSLTNAQKVGLKYFDDIRQRIPRKEVEEMEILLKKAGEEILPGVVIVCGGSFRRGKASCGDLDVIITYPDGNSHKGFLPKYVKHLKDMKFLREDLVFSTHSEEGTDSGVDTYFGLCTYPGSELRHRIDIKVYPRDIYAFGLIAWTGNDVLNRRLRLLADSKGFRLDDTGLFPATQAAGGKKGAKASASLKFNEEKEVFDFLGFPWLEPHERNL